The Vigna unguiculata cultivar IT97K-499-35 chromosome 11, ASM411807v1, whole genome shotgun sequence genomic sequence agttatatatagtataaatatatcatttttactTTCTCAGTCTGTAAATGTAAGATGTATAAACTTCACAAAGGTTAGTTCTCCAATCaaacatttttagaaaaataataataaaatgaaataaagagaatagtttaaaataaataatgaaaagatCCTTGATAAATATCACTTTCAACTTGCTCAATTAACTATTATAGTacatttttaacatataataaatttttacagacattttatatttattattttgtcatttaattttctttataaatgaaaaaaaattaactctttTGATAATCAATATCTCTAAAAgaggattatatatatatatatatatatatatatatatatatatattatcgtaaaaaaaaacttttttcttgtactttttatgcatattttgccttatgatttcaaatattaagagtaagaaatatattttttataaaacaaagaTTTCGGATGAGTTTGACAAATAAAGGAAATATAACAGAGAAGACAATTCATCCaactttttgtaatttaaactCTATTACGTGTTCACAGACACTGAAATTGTTCTCTCTCAATATGCAGCAGTTCTTATTTTGAAACACTGTACACGTATATCCATGCAcgtaaatttattaatctatagAACCAAAAAGATGTAAAATTTGAAACGATTGCTACGTTTTTACATCATAACATCTGTGTGCTACATTTGTGATCAGGGTTTGAGCAAGGAGGAAGAAGACTCACTTCTAGGGCAAGTTGAAATATGGAGGTACATGACAAGCTTCACCGATTCCATGGCTCTAAAAGCTGTGGTAGAGCTTCGCATAGCAGATATAATAGACAGCTATGGAAAGCCACTATCCTTGTCTCAAATTGTGGAGAACATTGAGAACGCACCTTCTCCTGATGCGAGTCTTCTGGAGAGAGTGATGAGAGTGATGGTGCGCAGAAAGATCTTCAGCGCAGAGAAATCAGAGACCGGAGAGACCCTTTATGGCATGACCCGTGCTTCCAAATGGATCCTACGGGACACGAAAATTACCATAGCACCCTTCTTGCTGCTGGAGAACCACCCAATTCACCTCAACCCTGCTCACTACATCAGTGAGATTGTGAGAGAAGGCACCAAAAACGGCACTGCTTTCTTCAGGTGCCACGGGCACGAGCAATTTGAGATGACGGGGTTGGACTCCGAGTACAACAGGTTGTTCAATGAGGGGATGGTGTGCACCACTAGGTTTGTCACCAAGGCTGTGATCAATGGTTACAGAGATGGGTTCAACAAGATTGAGTCTTTGGTTGATGTGGGAGGTGGCATTGGAGGCTCTCTTTCTGAGATTGTGAGGGCTTACCCTCACATCAAAGGCATCAACTTTGACTTGCCTCATGTGGTTGCCACTGCACCCAACTTTGATGGAATCACTCATGTCGGAGGTGACATGTTCGTCTCCATTCCTTCTGCTGACGCCATTTACATGAAGGTATGTGTACTACCATGCTTACATCGTTTAGAAGTTTCATTTTCTCGTTCGGTCTctgataattgttttttatgaaTGCAGTGGATTTTGCATGATTGGAGCGACGAGCACTGCGTGAAGATCCTGAAGAACTGCAGAAAAGCGATACCAGAGAAGACGGGAAAGGTGATAATTGTGGATCATGTGCTTCGACCCGAGGGGAACGAAGCCTTCACTGACGTTGGCATTGCATTTGACATGATGCTTCTGGCTCACAACGCCGGTGGCAAAGAGAGGACCGAAGAGAATTGGAAGTGGCTATTCAAAGAAACAGGGTTCGCACGTTACAACATCATCAAGATCAACGCTCTCCCCTCCATCATCGAGGCGTATCCGATTTGAAGAACCAGGAACCCACTTCTGCTGCATATGTGTGGTGTTATTGTTGCTGTCATGAACAGCTTTATGATCTTCGTGTTATATCATTTGGCTTTCTCTAGCCCTTATGTTTGTGTACtaaataaaaactacaaaaacGCCCACCACCACCAAAGTAATGCAGGGTTCATATGGGTTATATGTATATGTTCCTTCGAGTGAGTGGTGTGTGGTTGTGAAGAATCTGTTGCTCATATTTAATGAATGAAATTTCTGGTGTGTATAATTGCTTTTGTCCTGTTATTTCACATCCACCAGTAATATGATTAAAGTGTTGTATTGCATTAAGAGATAACCTTTCTCTTGCACAATTTACATAGATTTTAACCTATGTGATTGTGATTGAATTCACGGGATTATTTACTGTTCTTGCGAAACATGGTacagagaaaaggaaaaaaactaaaaactcaatatgagtattttattattttccttcTAAACGTGCTAAAACATATCAACACGTGatgtttgaaaatataaaaagaaacaacaaagATAAGATGAGCCTAAGGcccaaaaaaaaagtaaaacaagaCTGCAATGAGGTTTCAAGAAATGCAATAAGACTGCAATTTCTAAAATGACCTTTCAACAAATGAATTTCGAAATCCAATAAAGGAAAAACTTGATTTTGAAAAGGTTTACCAAATTTTGAAATCCGGTTAAGTATTGCTTTCTAGGATCACCCTGCAAGTCACTGTTAGGCCTTGTGTCACATGTTTCAGAGTTCAGAATTTTTACCGGTTCTTTAAGTTGTTATCTGACCATTAAAAATTtactgatattttaaatatttttttaacatattttaaaatgttaaaattaatagtaattagtatattataaaaatacaatagaaaaataacacaaaaaaatttgCACAGAATTCAAATTCCACATGTTGGTAGTGTAAATCGTGCGTTGACACTAATTCATACTACAGTATATTTCAAAGTGACCAATCCCAAATGGTGTagcttgataaaaaaaacattagggtgccaaaatttcagaagaaaaagGCCAACTGTTCTCTTAAAACTACTTCCTGCCGCATTTACTAGGCTGAATGAATTGGCAGTTTTGACACGTGCGCATTCATCAACAACCTTTGAATTGGTTGGATCGTGAACATCATCCTTAATGTCTCCACCTACATGCTTGAATTTCTTTTCAACCAAATGCCTCTTCTAAAATATCCTATAATCTTATCAACTATATTTTCAAACACGACTCTCATCTTCCAAATGCTAGAATAATGCAGTCAAAATTTCCTTCCTTTGGTACCAGATACACGTAAAGAATAATGCTATTATTTGgaccaatgaaaaaacaaaacaaaaaaacacaaagatAGTTACTTGAGCGATAACTACGTTATAGGCTAACAATGGGGAAAATGTATGGCATCCAAAGCCACACAAAGAAACAGACACACAAACACAACACCCATCCTTTCCACTCCTTTCCTTCCTCAAACCAAAACTCATTCTCCAAAAAAAATGCCATTTTTCCACTTCCCGTGTTCCCTCTTCCGCCTGGCCCCACCACTTACTGCCCCACTCCCTCTCTTTCTGACATTATCACCACCACCAAGTATCTACAACATCACAACCACTGACACCTCTTCTCAGATACCATAACATCACATACCaggtttattttattatatctatCTATGTATGTTACATTGCATATTGTGTTACATTACATGTCTTTTTGCCTAGGCTTTACCTTGATAGGACAAATAtcatggttgtcttgtatgaaAAGTTGGTGAGCTAGAAAAAGCAAAAATCAATGCTAGGCAGAGCAGAGACACCCACCTCCACTTTTCAAATCTTCTTTTGCATCACTCACTTCTTTACAGCATAAAGTTAAACCAAAAAACAGGACCCCTTTCTTATATGCTTGTCCTTCTTCTATTTCAACGTGTTATTATGGCTTTTGTAACCTCAGGTTTGGCCTTCAATTATGTTGCcacttttgtttcatttgttttcttctctctctagtAATTGCTACAGATGAAATCAGCATAGGAATGATGGGGAGGTTGAATTATAGGAGAGGGTGCATGAGTTTAGTGCAATCATAGGTCACCCATTTGTTTCAAAAATGGATTTGTCTTTTCCACCCTTTTGCTTTCGGTTAAAGAAAAAAGGTTGATAGAACAGAACCTGGTTTCTGATTGCACCCTCATGAGATTGAGGAAGCGTAAACGATGTTTtccctcttgttcttctcttcgCAAAGTAAATTCACCATTGTTTTCTCATATCTTTCTTTACCTTAAGCTCCATGTTTGAAAATTCgccttaagaaaaaaaaatgtttacaatGTAGAGTCTCCTGAGGAATTAAAGCATTGTCGTACCTTTCACAATCTGTCTCTTTTTACCTAACTGTGATGcgtttaaataaattatcatgCGGATGCTTCACTTGCATTTCGATCTTGACACTGATGTTGTCTCAAGTGTTTTTGTGCTTGTTATCTGCCATTTAGTTCAATAGTCTTTTCtctatttgtttcttcttctcacTCTGCTACTCAAAACGAAGAATTTCTTTTTGATAAGTTTAAAAACCAAAACATGATTCTTCCCTGAGTCATTGTTCTTAGCACTTTGAGATAACATGCTAAGATTCATTCATCTGAATGATTGGAATTGAAATTTGTCAGTCGCTTCGGTTCATTGACATGTTGTTCATGTTCTCTTTATGCCATCACTCTTTGCTTAAGGATGCTTCCAAACTTGAAATGCAGGTTGACGAGGATGAGATTTATTGGAGGCACAGAAAGGAAGATGAAGAGTTGGAATGGACACCTAATTCCACTCACTTAATATCTCAGTTGACTCAATGTTTTAGTGAGTACATTTTTTTCTccatctctttctttttctgcacatttttgtttctcttcaTAAATCAGTATGTTATGAATCAATGCGAATGTGGAGGACTAGTGAACATTGTGGGAAATTTCAGACAGTTTTCGTCAAATACTTCAATTAAAAGATTTTCCTACTTCCATAACGACATTGTGCTTATAAATATGGTGATATAGCTGCctaatttttatcaaaaaggATTAAGGTTTTTGATTTTGCAGTTTCATTTTGGGAGCATTCTTGATTTCAAATCCtacaaatgaaattaaattaccCTTTCCACCAATGATTAACCTAAAGTGAAGTGTGAGGACTAGACATGTTTTGTAATTCTCACTCTTAAGCAGAAAAAATGAGCTTGTTTGCTTGGTTTGTTCTAATCCAAGATTCACTTCTTAATTCTTAAGGACTTTGTTGCGAGGAATGCCTCTTCTGCATTCTGTTTTCTGACATAGCAAatgaaatcaatgaccattttCAGAATGCAATAGAAGAAATTATTTCAGATGTGAAATTCAGTATGTCAAAGTATACAATGACTAACAACACTGCAAGTTAATGATTCTATCCTGTGTTAGCATTATTTATCATTCAAATTTTCTTCTACTGCTGATCGACATTTTGTTGCATGTAGCTAATGCTATGGTTGGATCAAGATCATGGATAGGAGGACTCTTTCACCGCACAAGCACTAAGcgaaataatgataaatttgttgACTATCCTTTGAGTCCCGTTGAGgtaaaatggatgaagatgatgTGTTGAATTTCCCTCTTCTTCTCACTGTTTTTCCTTCTCTGAGTCCTCTGTGTTTTAGATCTGATGAACTTAAATTGTTTCTATGATTATGTCAGGAGGAAAGACTTCAAAGGCTTCAAGAACGGGTGCAAGTGCCTTATGATGATACTCGCCCCGAACATCAAGTACATCTATTTTTTGTGAACCCATTTtacctcttctttttctttgttcttggAAAATTAAAGTTTCATTTCTGTTTCACAGAAAGACAAAATCTATCCTGAAGTTTTAGGAATGCTTTTAACTTTTGATTTGTAATCTCAATACACATTTTACTACCAataatatcattgaaacttCCAACAGGAAGCACTGAGAGCTTTATGGGTGTGTTCCTTTCCCAATGTATCTCTGGAAGGCCTAATTTCTGACCAATGGAAAGATATGGGATGGCAAGGTCCTAATCCATCAACTGATTTTAGGTACACAGATACACGAATACAACATTTTTTGATTAGTAATTGCATATTATATGAAAGCACTTGATCATGCACAGTTAAAGAGAATGCATTATGCTTAACCAAGGTATTATATTATGTCTGATATCCTGATTTTCTCAGGGGATGTGGTTTCATTTCCCTTGAAAATCTACTGTTTTTCGCGAGGAAATACCCGGTATGCATTTCTGTCTTCTATTAAGAACACCTGAAACAACTTCATCTGCCTTTTATGTCTTATCATTTTAGTTTCTTGATATCTATGCTGGCAGAAAAGATGagttattactaattttatggAAATTCAAATGAAGGCATCTTTTCACAGGTTGTTACTGAAGAAAGAAGGAATCAGAGCAACCTGGGAGTACCCATTTGCTGTTGCTGGcattaatatatcatatatgtTGATACAGATGTTGGATTTAGACTCAGGTTTGTGTACTATTAATCACAATGCTAGAAAGAGTAAAGGGTAGCCCAGTGAACAACTAGTACTCCACCACTGCATTGCATTTGCTCAACATTTCTCTTAACTTTATTCTCATGTTGCATCAATGATTTTGTTGTTTGACCATTTGGGGTTTGTAAATATTCCCTCCTGTCAGAAAGTGAGAAAGCAAAGTACATTTTCTAATAACGTTTTCACTgaatgttgtttgttttttgcAGAAAAGCCACGATGTCTTCCAGGCGCCAATTTTGTCAAGTTATTAGGAGGTGTGGTTACATCTTAATCTGTTGTGTCTAATGCGtgcttgtattttctttttttgatgCTTTACTCCTTCAAATGTTCATGATTCTCATTGCATCTTGCTGCAGAAAATGAAGAAGCGTTCGATATTTTATACTGTATATCGTTTGAGATGATGGATGCACAATGGCTGGCTATGCACGCTTCCTACATGGATTTTAACGTATGCTTTTTGTTCTCCATTTTAGGTGTCAATATATTTCCTTATAATAAGAGAGATGCTATATTCTGTAATGGAACAAGGACACTAATGATGATGTGACACAGTCCTATATTGTTTGGTGTTTTTCAACTTTTGCAATGCATTGACACTGCCCGTGATCCCGTGTCTTTAGGATGTTCTAAATGCAACACGAATTCAATTGGAGAGAGAGCTTTCCTTAGAAGACATCAACAGAATTCAAGATCTTCCTGCTTTCAATCTGTTGTAACACTAAGATTAGTTCTTCCTCTTCTGtccataagaaaaaaaaaattatcaagtgGCACAATTTTGTAAGTATTGCAGACAATGTCTATCCTAAATGAACTGCAGGACTTTGCTTCTCTTCTGAATCAATTTGTATGAGTCACCTTCCAAGTTCTCTATATGCTGAATAAATATGAGATAATGACATTGAAGGGGCGTTTGAGAACCATAAATTGTAGTTGTTGTGGAGTTCCTTAATCCTTAGAGGAAAAGGACAAGATGAACTGTGAGAAACCATCTCATCAAACAGTTCAAAGAAAATTGAATTAGAATTCTTCAAGATAGAATACTGATGAGGTTAATACAGAAGTTAATTCACTTAGCTGAAAAATTGTTACATTGATTCATTTGGTTTGATCGTGACAGGTGTTTAACAACTTGTTGTTGCCTACTCCAACTAGTAATTAAGAATCGTTAAAATGATAGTTTAACTACTTTAGCAGTTTATTAATTTACTTGATCTTTGTGTTAACACTTCTATTATTTGAACATTCAAAACTATCATCACatacatatatttgttttcagaTCTAATAAAATAACCCTGATGTTTAATATTCCTTAATACAGAAATAAGGAAATTTCTAAATTctattctaatattatttttttatctaaattctatttgtttttattctccTCTTCCATTAAAGTTCTTCCTCTTTCAGTTTTGTTTTCTCTAATCAATTACACTGATTCCTTGAAAAAACTGATTCCTAACTTAAGTATAAAGAAGTTAACCAATTTAATTCTAGAGGTTGACAACTAACAATGATGTGGTTTATGAATTTGACCATCTTAATCACTAAACAgttattaacaaattattaaatttaaatattagaaaccaCTCTTAATAGATTAATTGAAGATTATCTGAAACTTTCTTGctcctttctcttttttctgAATTATTTTGCTGTCTTTTTCTGAATTTTACTGCTAAAAGAGACAGCTGCATGGTTTTCAAACTCTAATGGACATGATCTCCATTTATGTAAACATAGTCAATACATAGTGGAACTGACACTGATAAATGACTAGTTTGAGTCCAACTTTATCACTGTTAATGAGAAAATGACCATCTGATTTGTACTTCTGCTATTGCAGATGGGTTTATTATAATCTCGTTTTGTTTGTTCCATTTTCTCTCTGATAATCCTTCAACTAGCACCTATAAGTGACACCTAGCAAGATCTCGTTATGTTACACAGTTTTGAAATGCAGCAGTACAATAAAAGAAAGTGTAACAAAATTATAGGGTGGAGCATATATTTAACATGATTGCTTCTACTCATCACACTTTTCAGCTAGCTTATTCATATTGCTTACGTAAGAACTAATTAACTTCATATATATTCAGAAGACATGCATACACTTGTCCATCAAAATTTTGACCCTTGAAGGAGTTTAGTTACTAGGAAACGTAACTATAATTACTCAGCATGATGCACGAATGGTTTGATTAAAATGAGTGAAGAACATTCGATAGTCATGAGAAGACATGTTGTGGATTGGAATCACCAAAGAGCATTGAACTTTTTTTCATGTGACCTTATCAAACTCATGATGGCATGGCAcaaggagaagaagattgaattCTGCTTTACTTGGTATATAAGCATTAAAAGCGCATATTGGTGTCCACCATTGAAGCCTATCCACATCCATGATCCAGTGCTAGCTGGATATGTATACTAGGTGAGCCATTTTCAATCACTGTATTTGTCCACATTCGCTCAATTATGACGTCTTTAAATATCACGGCTCAACTGTGAGATTACATCTGCATTTGTATCTGATATCTCTATGACAACAaaacatctttttcttttctatcagtttttatgttattatgttATTAACAAGAATAATTTTTCGTTGAGAAAAGGAAAGATGAAGACAATTTTGACAAAAGACAATTGTGTAGATACAATTAAAGAAAATCCCTAAACATCACAAAATAAAGGTGGAAAGAGATTAATGATAATGTTATCGCATAAAAagtaggattaaatatattttcactccctcaagtttcagtgaaatttgaaacgaaattttataccaatttagtcgttcatctttaaaaatgcgtgaatttagtcattttaaccaaattttgttaagtttatctaacgtttcaagtgcatttcatcataatatttgaattgtcaGTGGCGGAGCATACAAGGGGCAGGCGGGTGCCACGGCCCCCCctccccaatttttttaatttttttttcattattttacatttatttttttaaaatattttaaatattttaaattaaataatattatattcaaaattaataaaaattaaattaattattttttatttattttataaagtacaataataaataataaaatataaaattaaatatataagaaaacaaaattattaagatattttttattttctctcttaattatcttttgagttttttatattttgtattcttcttttatgtttatttattttcttttgttactaaaaaaaagttaggcATAAACTCAGTATTTCTATCctcatcttttta encodes the following:
- the LOC114169886 gene encoding (R,S)-reticuline 7-O-methyltransferase-like, whose protein sequence is METVLSNHSPPLEFKGLSKEEEDSLLGQVEIWRYMTSFTDSMALKAVVELRIADIIDSYGKPLSLSQIVENIENAPSPDASLLERVMRVMVRRKIFSAEKSETGETLYGMTRASKWILRDTKITIAPFLLLENHPIHLNPAHYISEIVREGTKNGTAFFRCHGHEQFEMTGLDSEYNRLFNEGMVCTTRFVTKAVINGYRDGFNKIESLVDVGGGIGGSLSEIVRAYPHIKGINFDLPHVVATAPNFDGITHVGGDMFVSIPSADAIYMKWILHDWSDEHCVKILKNCRKAIPEKTGKVIIVDHVLRPEGNEAFTDVGIAFDMMLLAHNAGGKERTEENWKWLFKETGFARYNIIKINALPSIIEAYPI
- the LOC114168956 gene encoding ELMO domain-containing protein A isoform X1 — encoded protein: MRLRKRKRCFPSCSSLRKVDEDEIYWRHRKEDEELEWTPNSTHLISQLTQCFRLCCEECLFCILFSDIANEINDHFQNAIEEIISDVKFSMSKYTMTNNTATNAMVGSRSWIGGLFHRTSTKRNNDKFVDYPLSPVEEERLQRLQERVQVPYDDTRPEHQEALRALWVCSFPNVSLEGLISDQWKDMGWQGPNPSTDFRGCGFISLENLLFFARKYPASFHRLLLKKEGIRATWEYPFAVAGINISYMLIQMLDLDSEKPRCLPGANFVKLLGENEEAFDILYCISFEMMDAQWLAMHASYMDFNDVLNATRIQLERELSLEDINRIQDLPAFNLL
- the LOC114168956 gene encoding ELMO domain-containing protein A isoform X2; translated protein: MRLRKRKRCFPSCSSLRKVDEDEIYWRHRKEDEELEWTPNSTHLISQLTQCFTNAMVGSRSWIGGLFHRTSTKRNNDKFVDYPLSPVEEERLQRLQERVQVPYDDTRPEHQEALRALWVCSFPNVSLEGLISDQWKDMGWQGPNPSTDFRGCGFISLENLLFFARKYPASFHRLLLKKEGIRATWEYPFAVAGINISYMLIQMLDLDSEKPRCLPGANFVKLLGENEEAFDILYCISFEMMDAQWLAMHASYMDFNDVLNATRIQLERELSLEDINRIQDLPAFNLL
- the LOC114168956 gene encoding ELMO domain-containing protein A isoform X3, with translation MSKYTMTNNTATNAMVGSRSWIGGLFHRTSTKRNNDKFVDYPLSPVEEERLQRLQERVQVPYDDTRPEHQEALRALWVCSFPNVSLEGLISDQWKDMGWQGPNPSTDFRGCGFISLENLLFFARKYPASFHRLLLKKEGIRATWEYPFAVAGINISYMLIQMLDLDSEKPRCLPGANFVKLLGENEEAFDILYCISFEMMDAQWLAMHASYMDFNDVLNATRIQLERELSLEDINRIQDLPAFNLL
- the LOC114168956 gene encoding ELMO domain-containing protein A isoform X4 produces the protein MVGSRSWIGGLFHRTSTKRNNDKFVDYPLSPVEEERLQRLQERVQVPYDDTRPEHQEALRALWVCSFPNVSLEGLISDQWKDMGWQGPNPSTDFRGCGFISLENLLFFARKYPASFHRLLLKKEGIRATWEYPFAVAGINISYMLIQMLDLDSEKPRCLPGANFVKLLGENEEAFDILYCISFEMMDAQWLAMHASYMDFNDVLNATRIQLERELSLEDINRIQDLPAFNLL